A segment of the Helicobacter sp. 'house sparrow 1' genome:
TCTTTTTTTATTTTTTAAAGATTTTTTTAAAACAAATCTTTAGCAAGTTACACAACAAACTATACAACAAAATATGCTTTTTTGAAAGTTTTGGCATATTCATAATGAACTCCTGTTAAGTGGTGGTAGGAGAGGGAAAAAATATTACTATCTTTAAAATTATTTGTTCCATTTTTTTATTCTAAAACTATTACCAATTACCAAAAGCGAACTAAAACTCATACTTAAAGCCGCAAACAAAGGAATAATAAAACCACAGAGTGCAAGAGGTATCATCAGGATATTATAAATAATACTAAGCACGATATTTTGCTTAATTATTCTATAGGTTTTATGTGAAATTCTAAAAATCTTATTTAAAGAAGTCAGGCTCTGATCCAAGATTATGACATCTGAAGCAAGGGATGCAATACTATTTTGGGTATTAAAGGCTATACCTATACTACTTTTACTTAGAGCCAAAGAATCATTGATTCCATCCCCTACCATAATGGTTATAATCCCTTGATCTTGATACTTTTGAACAAAATCTGCCTTTTGCATAGGTAGAAGGTTAGAATAATATTTATCAATTCCTAAACTTTTTGCAATAGATGCAACACTTCTTTCATTGTCTCCACTTAGCAAGGCAATATTTGGGAATTGATGGCGGATACTTTCAATAATGGGTTTAGCATCTTCTTTTAGAGAATCCTCTAATAAAAAAATTGCACATAATTTCTTATCAAGAGCAAACCCAAAATTAGTAAAGTTCTTTAAATCAAAATCTCCAATTTCAACTCCCTTTTCTTTTAAAAATAATAAACTTCCTCCAATTAACTCTCTACCATCGCTAAATCCTATAATCCCTCTTCCCAATATTTCTTGAACCTGATCTAATACTGGAATATCTTCTTGTGAAAAATACTCTTTAATTCCCTCAGCAATTGGATGTTTTGTATAGGAGAGTAAAGCCACTAAAAGCTTTGTATCAAAATCTTGAATCTTTAAAAAATGCTTTACTTGTGGCCTACCCAAAGTCAAAGTTCCTGTTTTATCAAAAAAAAGATGTGTGGCTTTTGCAATTGTTTCTAAAAATTTTACCTCCTTTAAAATTATTTTTTGTTTATAAGATTCTGTAATTCCTACAACCGAAGCTATAGGGGTTGCCAATGCCAAAGCACAGGGACAAGAGATAACAATAACTGAAATTCCAATCATTAATGCTTGTTCAAACGAACTATGCAATAAAAAATACCAAACCAAAAATCCACAAACTGCAATAAGCAAAACAACATTAGAAAAATACCTTGAAAGCTTATTGGCAAGATTTTGTATTTGTGGCTTTTGAGATAAAGAGTGCTCCAAAATATCCACAAGCCTAAAGAGTAAAGAATCACTAAAACATTTTTGAGCCCTATACCTTAAAATCTTTTGTGTATTAATACTTCCAGATAAGATCTCATCTCCTCTATTCTTTAAAACAGGAAGAGATTCTCCACTAATATTTTGCATATCCAATAATGCCTCATCTGAGAGCAAAATACCATCAATAGGAATCACCTCATTAGGTAAAACCTCTATAACATCATCAACCTGAACTTCTTGAGGTGAAAGCGCTATTCTTTTTTTGTTTTTTATCACATTGACTTGAGTAGGTAAAATAAAAGTAAGTTTATCAAGATTATTTCCTGCATCTTTTTTTACCTTAACTTCTAAAAACTTTCCAATAAAGACAAAAGTAATAATCATACTTACTGCTTCAAAATATGTTTCACCACTTTGAGTGATACTCACATAAATAGAGTAGCAATAAGTTAGCACAGCCCCAACACTTACTAAAAGGTCCATACCTATAATTTTATTTTTTAATTGATTAAAGGCATTAAGATAAAAGAATCTCCCTGTCCATAACAACACAGGTGTAGCAAGCAAAAATGAAGCAAAATTTAAGACATTTTTCATAGTTTGAGAAATATCAGAAAAATAACCCGCATATTGCGCAACTGCGATCCACATTATATTCATTGTGCAAAAAATTGCCACAATCATTGCAATATAGTACTTTTTATTCTGATCTTGAAAGCGTTGCTCGGAGAGATTTGGATCATAGACATTTGCATCATAGCCTAACTTTCTTATAATTCTCACAATCTCACTAGGTTTAATTTTATCTTTATTAAAGCTCACTTGTATCTTGTTATTGGTGTAATTGAGAGAAACCTCAAAGATTCCCTCTTGTTTTTCTAACATCTTTTCAATTAGCCACACACAGGCCGTACAATGAATTCCCTCCAACACCAAAGCAAAACGATCAAATCCTTGAGAATCTTTATAAATATATCTTTGAGAGAAGCTAGGAGTATCAAAAAAATTTAAAGTCTCATCAATTTGTATCTTAGGGGGTGTTAAGCTCTGATGAGACAATTTATCATAAAAGCTATTAAGGTTATTTTGGTGCAACAAAAAATACACTCCCTCGCAACCATTGCAACAAAAAAAGAGTTCATTATCATTATGAATAACTTTTTTAAGCATTTCCTCTTTATAGAGATTTTGACAATGAGAACAAGCGCGCATCTTCTTCCTTAATATCCTGAGAGCAAACCTTAATGCTATATGTATTGCAATCCTTGTAGATTCTTTGAACTTCTGGGGTATTGTCTTTTTGTTCCATACTATTATGGGTAATTAAAGGAGGTAGGATCTTAAGGCTTGATTTTGAATTTATTTTCGCCTCTATAAGAATTAATGTAGCCTCTTTATCCACCCTAGGATAAACAAAGCGACAGGTTCTTGCATACAACCCATTGTCTTTAAGTGTGTGAAAAATATGATGCACCTCTTTTGCATCATAACAAAAGATAAAATGCCCATTTGGATGCAGATTTCTTTTTACCTTTTTACACAAAAGATCAAATGGCATGTACCTTGCATTTCTTGCAACCCTTATCCTTTCATTTACAGAATCTATAATTTCCTGTCGATAAAAAGGAGGGTTTGACAAGATGACATTAAATTTTTTATCAAAATCAATTTCAAAGATATCACTGCAAAATACTTGCGCATCTAAACCATTAAGCAAAGCATTTTTATGTGCCAAAAAAGCACTATACAAATCCTTTTCCACAAGTGTTGCTTTAAGCCTAAAATCCCTAGCGCACAATAGGCCTATAATCCCACTCCCGCAACCTATATCTAAAATCTCCCAATGAGATTTTAGATATAACTTTGCAAAATCAAATAAAAAAAGACTATCGCTGTTATAACAATACCCATCTGAAAGCTGATAGATTCTTAAAAGTTTTTTATCCATAAAAGCAAATCTTCCCCAAGTTTTCTTGAATGCAAAATCTCTCCTTTATAGGCAAAGCCAGTTGTAAATGTATCCTGTGACAATGTAGGTGATAGATGCAAAAGCAACATATCTATTTGATCTTTCAAGCTCTTAAAAAGTTCCCATCCCCCCTCAACTATATTAAAGCCCTCACCCAAGATAGGGATTTGATTAAAAATATTAACTTCTTGATGTATCTTAAAAACCTCTAGCGTTTTAGGTATATTGCTTCGCCTTGTTAAAATATTAACCCTTGGAAGATGTGTATTTTCATAAGGTTTATTGGCAAAACGAGAATCTAAAAGGGGGTTATCATGAACTAAAGTATTACCACTAATATAAATACTACTGCTGACACTTCTTTGATTATGTGTAAAAATTCTTGCCTCTTGAGAAGATATTTTTCCACTTTTATAATCACCATTTAATCTTTGTGCGATCTTAAAAAGATTGAATTTCTTATTTTTCACATAGATTTGGAATGGTAAAAGTAGTTTCTTGCATTCTTGCTCTTGGATATGCGTTTTGACAGCAATTCCCTCTTGTATCAACACTTTTGCTCCGCCTTGATTACAAGTAGTTTCCATAGCACCAATAATCACTTCTTTGGGTTTTAACTCTTTTAAAAGACTGGCACAAGATGGTGTTTTCCCCTCTAAGCTACAGGGCTCAAGCGTGACATAAATCGCACAATTTGAAAATACTCCTTGATGATTTTGAAGCAAAAAATCATAAACCAATCTAGGCTCTTCTAGTTGCAGTATTTTAGCATCTGCAGTCAATGTGACATAGGCCTCTTTGAGGGCTAATAATTCTGCGTGTGCATTACCACTTTTTTGATGTGCCTGAAGAGATAAAATCTTACCAAATTGATCTACAACCATAGCACCAACTGATGGATTTGGAAGCGTGAGAGTTTGGAATTCCCAAGCCTTATTTATACACAGTGACATTAGTAAGTTATCGCTTAATTCCATCTGTAACCCTTTTGGCAAAATTATAATGTTTTTTATTTTATTTTTCTATAGAAATCATATTTTGCTATGCTAAAATAATCACCACTAAATATCTCACAAATAGGCAACAAGATGAAAAAATGCTTCATTTTCTTTTTGAGTTGTATGTTTGTCTTTTCTCAAAATCTAACTCAAGAAGATGTGCAAGAAACAACCAAAAAAGAAGAAGTAGAACCTAAAAAATCTTGGAAAGACAATCTAGTGCCTCCAGAAGTATCAGGCAACTCTTATGGTGTCTTTAGAATAGGTTATAGCTATCAATACCAAAATGGAGGCACTATCACAAAAAACAATACCACAAGCTTTGATTATAAAGGAAATTTCAATGGTGTTTATTTTGGCCTAGAAAGGGGTTGGATTGGTGGAAAAAATAAGATGTTTATGGCAAGTGGATATCTGGATGGAGTTGTAGGACAGACTTACTCTTTATCTGTTGGAGCCAAAGGATCACTTTTTTTACTCAATGGTTGGTTAATCCCCTACATTGGAATAGGCTATCAGCTTCAACATCTCTCATTTAATAATGACAGTAACCAATATAATATGCACACAGCTGTTGTGTCTTTGGGAACACATATCACTATTGCAAAAGGTTTTGGTATTGATTTGGAACTTAGAAGTGGTGCTCCTTTTTATATTCTAAAACCAAAAGATGCACAAACTTATGGCAACCCTAATATTAATCATGTAGGTTTTATTCTTAGCTTTTCTTTCTATGACTTTAACATATGAAATATATTCTTAGCTTCATTATTCTATTTGTTAGCTTATATGCTTGTACTGGGGATTGCGCAAGCTGTCATTATAATCTAGATTACAAAAAAGATGAGCGACATTCTCCAATGCTTGATTGCAAAACCTGTCATACAAAAGAAAAAATGAGTTCAATTAACATGGGAGATACTTGTGGTGAAGACTGCTTTGCTTGTCATAATGCAGAAAAACTCCAGAGCAAAGAGCTTAAAAAAGCTCACGGTGTGATCATTGATTCTTGTATGCAATGTCACAAGAATCTTGTCAAAGAAACTTTAGACAAAAGTTTTATGAAACAAGGAATTATCCACCAAAATTTTTTCAATCAATCATTGGAATCTAAATAAGAGCATCCCACTAAAATCCTTATCTTTATAAAATTCTGCCCTAAAAATCTTTCCGTTTTTATCAATTGAAAATTTATTCTGACATTTTTGCAATGTAATTTCTATACCAACTTCATTAGGCTTAGATGTATTTGCATTAGGTGCTACAAATCCAATTACATTGGCACGATATCCCTCATGTTCTAAAATCTCAAAGGATTTTTTCACATCTATGATACTTCCTATTGCAACTTCTTTTTTAATGCCATCTACTTTTATCTTTACCATCTTCAAAGAATGATCAAAAGTAGTATATTGTGGATTTAGCTTTGTCATAAGTTTATTGCCATATTTCAAAAAAACCTGATTAGCTCTTAGAGAAAGTCCAACTATATGTGAATTGCTCTCAACTTTTATATGATGGATATCTTTTTTTGGCAAAGGAAAAAAGTTTAACTCACTTCTTAGGCCAAATAGGGGTAGTCCAATAATCTCTTCAATCTTAACTTCCAATTTTGTGTCATTAATGAGACGATAAATTGTTTGTGGATTTAACACAAATTGTCTTTCATATTTAATTCCAATCTGTTGCATAATTCCCTCAATAGCCAATAAATGATAATAGACTCTTTGCTCCACAGTAAGATTCTTAGAGGCTTCATTTGCAAAAGCTGATTTATTGTTTCTAACTGCAAAAAATGTAAGAGCCTTTTCCATCTCAATATCACCCTTTGCAGTCTGTGTATCTCTTTTATAATATTTGTGTTCTGGTTTTAAAAGATATTGATTAATATGAAGAATTGTGTGTGTAACAATCTCATCTAAGTTTGGAAATTTAGAATTAGGC
Coding sequences within it:
- a CDS encoding tRNA1(Val) (adenine(37)-N6)-methyltransferase, with amino-acid sequence MDKKLLRIYQLSDGYCYNSDSLFLFDFAKLYLKSHWEILDIGCGSGIIGLLCARDFRLKATLVEKDLYSAFLAHKNALLNGLDAQVFCSDIFEIDFDKKFNVILSNPPFYRQEIIDSVNERIRVARNARYMPFDLLCKKVKRNLHPNGHFIFCYDAKEVHHIFHTLKDNGLYARTCRFVYPRVDKEATLILIEAKINSKSSLKILPPLITHNSMEQKDNTPEVQRIYKDCNTYSIKVCSQDIKEEDARLFSLSKSL
- the ribD gene encoding bifunctional diaminohydroxyphosphoribosylaminopyrimidine deaminase/5-amino-6-(5-phosphoribosylamino)uracil reductase RibD is translated as MELSDNLLMSLCINKAWEFQTLTLPNPSVGAMVVDQFGKILSLQAHQKSGNAHAELLALKEAYVTLTADAKILQLEEPRLVYDFLLQNHQGVFSNCAIYVTLEPCSLEGKTPSCASLLKELKPKEVIIGAMETTCNQGGAKVLIQEGIAVKTHIQEQECKKLLLPFQIYVKNKKFNLFKIAQRLNGDYKSGKISSQEARIFTHNQRSVSSSIYISGNTLVHDNPLLDSRFANKPYENTHLPRVNILTRRSNIPKTLEVFKIHQEVNIFNQIPILGEGFNIVEGGWELFKSLKDQIDMLLLHLSPTLSQDTFTTGFAYKGEILHSRKLGEDLLLWIKNF
- a CDS encoding heavy metal translocating P-type ATPase; the protein is MRACSHCQNLYKEEMLKKVIHNDNELFFCCNGCEGVYFLLHQNNLNSFYDKLSHQSLTPPKIQIDETLNFFDTPSFSQRYIYKDSQGFDRFALVLEGIHCTACVWLIEKMLEKQEGIFEVSLNYTNNKIQVSFNKDKIKPSEIVRIIRKLGYDANVYDPNLSEQRFQDQNKKYYIAMIVAIFCTMNIMWIAVAQYAGYFSDISQTMKNVLNFASFLLATPVLLWTGRFFYLNAFNQLKNKIIGMDLLVSVGAVLTYCYSIYVSITQSGETYFEAVSMIITFVFIGKFLEVKVKKDAGNNLDKLTFILPTQVNVIKNKKRIALSPQEVQVDDVIEVLPNEVIPIDGILLSDEALLDMQNISGESLPVLKNRGDEILSGSINTQKILRYRAQKCFSDSLLFRLVDILEHSLSQKPQIQNLANKLSRYFSNVVLLIAVCGFLVWYFLLHSSFEQALMIGISVIVISCPCALALATPIASVVGITESYKQKIILKEVKFLETIAKATHLFFDKTGTLTLGRPQVKHFLKIQDFDTKLLVALLSYTKHPIAEGIKEYFSQEDIPVLDQVQEILGRGIIGFSDGRELIGGSLLFLKEKGVEIGDFDLKNFTNFGFALDKKLCAIFLLEDSLKEDAKPIIESIRHQFPNIALLSGDNERSVASIAKSLGIDKYYSNLLPMQKADFVQKYQDQGIITIMVGDGINDSLALSKSSIGIAFNTQNSIASLASDVIILDQSLTSLNKIFRISHKTYRIIKQNIVLSIIYNILMIPLALCGFIIPLFAALSMSFSSLLVIGNSFRIKKWNK
- a CDS encoding M99 family carboxypeptidase catalytic domain-containing protein; the protein is MRFFVLIFIFLSAVFAQKIPVLDFEVVKKEGDATAPTLLLIGGIQGDEPGGFNATNVFSKYYKILSGNVWVVPVLNRHSMLLNHRGVYDDMNRKFATLSQKDPEYQLIQDIKTLIVNPQVDVVLHLHDGSGFYRPTYINANMNPNRWGSCSIIDQAFLPNSKFPNLDEIVTHTILHINQYLLKPEHKYYKRDTQTAKGDIEMEKALTFFAVRNNKSAFANEASKNLTVEQRVYYHLLAIEGIMQQIGIKYERQFVLNPQTIYRLINDTKLEVKIEEIIGLPLFGLRSELNFFPLPKKDIHHIKVESNSHIVGLSLRANQVFLKYGNKLMTKLNPQYTTFDHSLKMVKIKVDGIKKEVAIGSIIDVKKSFEILEHEGYRANVIGFVAPNANTSKPNEVGIEITLQKCQNKFSIDKNGKIFRAEFYKDKDFSGMLLFRFQ